A region of the Stieleria neptunia genome:
CCACGACTATGTCGATCCGACGGCAACACTCGCCTCGGCCTAGCGTCAATCCGTTTGGGTCCAATAACGAAACGCCCGCATCGTCTGGCGGGCCGCTTCGTGGGGATCCGGCCACGGGAACGCTTCGGCGCACAAGTAGCCTTGGTAGTCGATCGCCCGCAGCGCTTCGATGATGCGTCCGTACTGCATGTGACCACAACCGACCGGGCGGCGATTGCTGTCGACGAAATGAATGTGGCCGACCAGGTCACCGCCGTGGGTCAAGGCGTCGGCGATGTCGGTTTCTTCGATGCCCATGTGAAACAGGTCGCACAGCAATCGCACGTTGGACGTCGACAGCGATTGCAGCAGTTCCACGCCCTGGGCGACGGTGCAGCACTGATTGGTCTCGTAACGATTCAGCGGCTCATAGATCAGCGGCACGTTGTACTGGCTGGCATGCTGCCCGCCGTCTTCGAGCGCCTCGGCCAGGTAACCCAGAGCGGTTTTCGAATCGACTTCGGCGTCGCTGCGGCCCTGCATCGAACCGATGATCGCCATCGCCCCGAATCCGCCGGCCGCATCGATGATCGTGCGAACGAAGGCGCGGGCGTCGGACCGTTTTTTCGCATCGGCATCGGCAAGCTGCAGCCGATGTTTGACCCAACCGGCACCGGTACCGAGTGCGGCCAGTCGAACGCCCGCACCGTCGAGCAGATTGCCGAGCGAATCCAAGTTCAGCGATTCCACCGACGGGGCAAAGATCTCGACCGCGTCGTAACCGAGTTCACCGGCAAACGCGATCGATTTTTCGAGGCCGTCCCAGAGGACGAACGGACCACCGCGAGCTTCTTCGACGAGTGAGATGGTGATGCAGGATTTCATGTGATAGGGGGGGTAGGGGAATTGGGAGAGACAAGGAGACAAGGAGACAAGGAGACTGAGAGCGGACTCAGGACTTGAAACTTGGAACTTGAAACTTGAAACTTGAAACCTCACTTGTCGTTGTTTTCGGGGCGGCCCTCGACGTAGACCCAATTGTGAATCGGCTTGAGGATCTCTTTGACTTCGGCGACCAGGGTTTCATCGAGGGGTTCGTCGAGCCAATCGCACCAGCCGGCGACGCGATCGGGATTGGCCGATCCGACGACGCAGCTGGCGAACGATTCATTGGCCGCTGAATACTGCAGCGCCAACTTGGCGATGTCCGATCCCCGCTCGCGGCAGTGGGCGGCGGCAGCCTTGGCGACCTCGCGGACCTGGTCGGTCGCTTTGTGCCACGACGGCAAGGGGGCGTCGGTCAGCAGCCGCGCCGAGAACGGGGCCGCGTTGATCAGCCCGACGCCGGCCTCGCGACAGGGCTCCACCAAGCTGAGTGCCATGTCGTTCTGCAGCGTGTAGTGGTTGTAGCTCAAAATGACGTCCATCTCGCTACGCCGGATCATCTCATGAAAAATCTTCATCGGGTATCCGCTGACGCCGACGAATCGAACCTTGCCCTTTTCTCTCTGTTTGATCAGCGCAGGGATGGTCTCGTTGACGATCTGGTCCAGGTCCACGAATTCGATGTCGTGACAGAACACCATGTCGAGATGGTCCAGCTGCATCCGCTCGAGCGAAATGTCGATACTTTCGGCGACACGGCGGGCCGAAAAGTCAAAGTGTTTGGGAGCGAAGCGGCCCAGTTTGGTGCTGAGATAAAACGAATCGCGGGGCAGTTGCGGCAGCACACGTCCGAGCATGATTTCGCTCATCCCGCGTCCATAATAGGCCGCGGTGTCGATGTAGTTCATGCCACGATCCAGCGCAACGTTCACACATCGCAGCGCCTCGGACACGTCGATCGGGCGGAACTCGGCTCCGATGGACGAGGCTCCGAATCCCAGGACGGACAATTCCAATCCGGTGTTTCCAAGTGGGCGTTTTTGCATCCTGATGGTCTCCTATTTGGTGCTTTCGCGTGAGCGATGAACCTACCACACAATAGGCACCGCTGGACACCACCGCCAACTTGGTGTCGATGCCTGCCCCGGGACGCGGCAGGACGTTTCGGACACCGATTGTGGATGATCGGCCTTCGCGTCGACCGCGCCGGCAAATGCCATCAATGGGTCAGAACCGTCGCAGCCCTTGCGATCGGATTGATGAAAACGGCCAAACCCCGACGAAGCGATTGATAGGATTCGCTGGCCACGGCTAGCAAACCAAGAGTTCCGCAGATTCATTCTTTCGTCAGGCGGAGTGCCATGAGTTCCAACGTTTCCTCGATCAATCATCCATCGTCCCGCCCGGGGATCCCGATCCCGGCGGTCAACGCCCCCTTGGTCCTCGACTCGCAAGTTCGCGTCGAACGCCGCCAGGATGTCCCTCCGGGCAAGATCATGATCGTGGATGACGAGATCGCCAACGTGATGATCGCCAAGAAAATCCTGTCCCAGGCCGGGCACAGCGATTTCGAAACCACCACCGACTCGACGGTCGCGATGAATTTGATTCACACGCGCGAGCCCGATGTCGTCTTGCTGGACATCAACATGCCGCACGTCGACGGGATTTCGATCTTGTCGCAGATCCGCAGTGTCGAAAAATTCAAACGCCTGCCCGTGTTGATCTTGACCGCGAACACTCACAGTGAAGTCAAATTGCGCTGCCTGGAACTCGGCGCGACGGACTTTTTGATCAAGCCGATCGACCCGATGGAACTTGCACCGCGGGTTCGCAACGCGCTGCAAAGCAAGATGTACCATGACCAGCTGTTTTACCACGCCGCAGAACTGGAAAAGATCGTGTTGCGACGCACGAAGGAACTGGAAAAATCGCGTCGTGAAGTGATCTACTCTCTGGCCCGTGCCGCGGAACTGCGCGACAACGACACCGGCAACCACGTCATCCGCGTGGGTCGCTACGCCGGCGTGATCGCCCGAAACCTGGGTCTGCCGGAACGCTTCGTCGACGACCTCGAACTGGCCGCCCAACTTCATGACGTCGGCAAAATCGCGATCCCCGACGCCATCTTGCTCAAGCCCGGCAAACTGGAACCGGAGGAGTACGAAATCATCAAAGGGCACGTCAAACACGGGCGTCAGATCATCAAGCCCTTCGCCGCCCACGACGCCGCGACGATGCGCAGCCACGTGCAAACCGGCTCCGAAATCCTCTCCGATGGGACCTCGCTGATGCGTTTGGCGGCCAGCATCGCACAAACCCATCACGAGAAGGTGGACGGAACGGGTTACCCGATCGGACTGGCCGGTGATGACATCCCGATCGAAGGCCGGATCACCGCGGTGGCAGACGTCTTTGACGCCCTGTCTTCCGAACGGCCCTACAAGAAAGCGATGCCGCGTGAAAAATGCTTCTCGATTCTTGAGGAAGGCCGCGGAACCCACTTCGATTCCGACGTGCTGGACGCGTTTTTCGCCGGCGCGGCCGATATCGTTCGCATCCAGGTCGAATTCGCCGACTACGCCTGACCGCAGGTGCGGCACTCCGCCTGAGGGACCGTCCCGCATAGAAACGACACCAAACGCGACGAACGACCAACGATCGCGTCGATTGGGTGTGATGCGGTCAGCGGTCGTTGGACGACGTCCTTTCCAGGTCGTCGGGGCGAGCCCTACCGACGACGGCCCGGAAGGGCCGTCGTACCCGGGAAAGGTGAACCCTACCGAAGACGGCCCGGAAGGGCCATCGTACCCGGGAAAGGTGAACCCTACCGAAGACGGCCCGGAAGGGCCATCGTACCCGGGAAAGGCGAGCCCTACCGACGACGGCCCGGAAGGGCCGTCGTACCCGGGAAAGAAGGGTTCTCCGGATGACGGTCCGGAAGCGGCATTGTCTGCGCGCAAGGCGTTGCCTGAAGCGGGACGGCCCCGTGAGATCGGTTATCGATTCCGTGAGATCTGTTCCCAATTCAGGCGTGTCGGCGGCGCGCCCGTCGTGTTCCATGTTATTCTCTTGGACTTCGTTCCAAGCTGTTGCATTCTCGCCCGCGTAGAATCACAGCGGATGGAATCACAGCAGTGGACACGTTTAGAGAACATCAGCAGCGATGACAAGTGCGCAGTGTCGTTGGGGAATCCTCAGCTCGGCGAATATCGCGAGGAAGAACTGGAAAGCGATCGGATTGAGCGGCAACGGAATCGTCCGCGGCGTTTCCAGCCGATCGGCCGACAGGGCCCGTCAATTCATCGACGATTGTCAGCGTGAAGCCCCCTTCGAGGTCGTCCCCGAGGCGTTTGATGGCCACGAGGCTTTGTTGGCCTGTGCCGACATCGACGCCGTCTACGTCCCCATGCCGACCGGCAGCCGAAAGGAATGGGTGATCGCGGCCGCGGAAGCCAAGAAACACGTGCTGATCGAAAAACCGGTCGCCGTCAACGCCGCCGACGCTGAAGCGATGCGCGACGCCTGTGACGCCAACGGCGTTCAATTGATGGACGGGGTGATGTTCGACCACGGCAAACGGATCCACGCCGTCAGCGAACGAGTTCGATCGGCGGCGTTGGGCCAACTCCGACGCATTCAAACCCACTTTTCCTTCACCGGCGATTCGGAATTCCAATCCGCCAACATTCGCACCGACAGCGTCCTGGAACCTCACGGGTGTCTGGGAGACCTGGGCTGGTACTGCATTCGGTTCATCCTCTGGGCGAGCGGCTTTCGCGATCCCCTGGAAGTCTCCGGACGCACCCTGACCCCGCTCTCACGCGACGGATCCGACGATTGGGTGCCGGGCGAATTTGCCGGCGAACTGGTTTTCGACGGCGGACTGACGGCGGGTTTCTTTTGCTCGTTCTGCACCGCCAACCAGCAACTCGCGACCCTCTCGGGTGATTCCGGATACCTGACGATCGACGACTTCGTGTTGCCGCTCTACGACTCCAAGACCGAGTACCAGATCCATCGACACGAATTGCAGATCGACAACTGCCAATGGAATTTCCGTCGCCGCAGCGAAACGTTTCAGTGCGATGAATACCACAGCGGTGAATCCAACGCGCAAGAAGTCGAGATGATGCGGACGTTCAATCAGATCGCCATTTCCGGCACGCTCGATCGCGGCCTGGCTGACCGCGCGGTGCAAACCCAACGGATTCTCGACGCGTGTCGGCGGAGCGATTCGATGGGCGGACAACGGATCCCGCTCCGCGAGCCCAGCTGACCCGCAAGACGCCCTCTCCATGACGATTGCAACCTTTCTGTTTTTTACCGCACTGGTCGCGGTGGCGACCTGGTGGGTCACCCGCGGCGGTGGCGAATCGACCGACGAAAGTTACTTTTTGGCTGGCCGATCGCTGACCGGTGTTTTCATCGCCGGTTCGCTGTTGCTGACGAATCTATCGACCGAACAGCTGATCGGGCTCAACGCGGCCGCCTTCACCGAGGGACTCTCCGTGATGGCCTGGGAGGTGGTGGCGGGGATCTCACTGGTCGCCCTGGCGCTCGTGTTTCTGCCCCGCTATTTGAAATCCGGAATCGCAACGATCCCACAGTTCTTCGAAGCGCGCTACGGCGGTGGCGTGCGAACGTTGACGACCTTCCTGTTCGTCATCGCCTACATGCTGATCCTGTTGCCCTTCGTGCTCTACCTGGGCGCGAACGGATTGTCGGGGATGTTGGAATTGGAATCGCGTTTGAACCTGACGCAGCTCCAAACGATTTGGATGGTGATCATCTTCATCGCGGCGGTCGGCGGTGCCTATGCGATTTGGGGCGGCTTGAAAGCGGTCGCGGTCTCGGACACGTTCAACGGGGCGGGGTTGCTG
Encoded here:
- a CDS encoding aldo/keto reductase, with amino-acid sequence MQKRPLGNTGLELSVLGFGASSIGAEFRPIDVSEALRCVNVALDRGMNYIDTAAYYGRGMSEIMLGRVLPQLPRDSFYLSTKLGRFAPKHFDFSARRVAESIDISLERMQLDHLDMVFCHDIEFVDLDQIVNETIPALIKQREKGKVRFVGVSGYPMKIFHEMIRRSEMDVILSYNHYTLQNDMALSLVEPCREAGVGLINAAPFSARLLTDAPLPSWHKATDQVREVAKAAAAHCRERGSDIAKLALQYSAANESFASCVVGSANPDRVAGWCDWLDEPLDETLVAEVKEILKPIHNWVYVEGRPENNDK
- a CDS encoding HD-GYP domain-containing protein; amino-acid sequence: MSSNVSSINHPSSRPGIPIPAVNAPLVLDSQVRVERRQDVPPGKIMIVDDEIANVMIAKKILSQAGHSDFETTTDSTVAMNLIHTREPDVVLLDINMPHVDGISILSQIRSVEKFKRLPVLILTANTHSEVKLRCLELGATDFLIKPIDPMELAPRVRNALQSKMYHDQLFYHAAELEKIVLRRTKELEKSRREVIYSLARAAELRDNDTGNHVIRVGRYAGVIARNLGLPERFVDDLELAAQLHDVGKIAIPDAILLKPGKLEPEEYEIIKGHVKHGRQIIKPFAAHDAATMRSHVQTGSEILSDGTSLMRLAASIAQTHHEKVDGTGYPIGLAGDDIPIEGRITAVADVFDALSSERPYKKAMPREKCFSILEEGRGTHFDSDVLDAFFAGAADIVRIQVEFADYA
- a CDS encoding Gfo/Idh/MocA family protein, which gives rise to MTSAQCRWGILSSANIARKNWKAIGLSGNGIVRGVSSRSADRARQFIDDCQREAPFEVVPEAFDGHEALLACADIDAVYVPMPTGSRKEWVIAAAEAKKHVLIEKPVAVNAADAEAMRDACDANGVQLMDGVMFDHGKRIHAVSERVRSAALGQLRRIQTHFSFTGDSEFQSANIRTDSVLEPHGCLGDLGWYCIRFILWASGFRDPLEVSGRTLTPLSRDGSDDWVPGEFAGELVFDGGLTAGFFCSFCTANQQLATLSGDSGYLTIDDFVLPLYDSKTEYQIHRHELQIDNCQWNFRRRSETFQCDEYHSGESNAQEVEMMRTFNQIAISGTLDRGLADRAVQTQRILDACRRSDSMGGQRIPLREPS
- a CDS encoding sugar phosphate isomerase/epimerase family protein gives rise to the protein MKSCITISLVEEARGGPFVLWDGLEKSIAFAGELGYDAVEIFAPSVESLNLDSLGNLLDGAGVRLAALGTGAGWVKHRLQLADADAKKRSDARAFVRTIIDAAGGFGAMAIIGSMQGRSDAEVDSKTALGYLAEALEDGGQHASQYNVPLIYEPLNRYETNQCCTVAQGVELLQSLSTSNVRLLCDLFHMGIEETDIADALTHGGDLVGHIHFVDSNRRPVGCGHMQYGRIIEALRAIDYQGYLCAEAFPWPDPHEAARQTMRAFRYWTQTD